The following proteins come from a genomic window of Rattus norvegicus strain BN/NHsdMcwi chromosome 8, GRCr8, whole genome shotgun sequence:
- the Or7g34b gene encoding olfactory receptor Olr1155: protein MEKRNQTAFPGFFLLGLTEDPKLQPILVSLFFSIYLVTLMGNLLIILFVISDSHLHTPMYLFLSNLSLNDICLSTSTIPKMLVNIQENSQSITFKGCLTQMSFVLIFGGMENCLLAVMAYDRYMAICHPLRYLVIMEPCFCVLLVLLSLLISLVDSLMHSLMVLRLSFCRHLEIPNFFCELPKMLKLACSDTLIDNILIYISSCIFAGIPLFGIVFSYIHIMSSIFRMPSSEGKHKAFTTCGSHLSVVSLFYGTGFGVYITSIIMDSSRKTAVASVMYSVVPQMLNPFIYSLRNREMKHAMRKFFSRMASFL, encoded by the coding sequence ATGGAAAAGAGAAACCAAACAGCTTTTCCAGGATTCTTTCTTCTGGGACTGACAGAAGACCCAAAACTGCAGCCCATCTTGGTCAGCTTGTTCTTTTCTATATATCTGGTTACCCTTATGGGAAACTTACTTATAATCTTGTTTGTTATCTCAGACTCCCATCTTCATACCCCTATGTATTTATTTCTCTCCAATTTGTCTTTAAATGACATCTGTTTAAGCACAAGCACAATCCCCAAGATGCTGGTGAATATACAAGAAAATAGTCAAAGCATCACATTCAAAGGCTGTCTCACTCAAATGAGCTTTGTCTTAATTTTTGGTGGCATGGAAAACTGTCTTCTTGCAGTAATGGCTTATGACCGCTATATGGCTATTTGTCACCCTCTGAGGTACTTGGTCATCATGGAACCTTGTTTTTGTGTCCTGCTGGTTCTATTGTCCCTGCTAATTAGTCTTGTGGATTCTTTAATGCACAGCCTGATGGTGCTAAGACTGTCATTCTGCAGACACCTGGAAATACCAAACTTCTTCTGTGAActtcccaagatgctcaagttgGCCTGTTCTGATACCCTCATTGATAACatccttatttatatttcatcctGCATATTTGCTGGAATTCCTCTCTTTGGAATAGTTTTCTCTTATATTCACATCATGTCCTCTATTTTTAGAATGCCATCATCAGAAGGAAAGCACAAAGCCTTTACCACTTGTGGGTCTCACCTGTCAGTTGTTTCCTTGTTCTATGGGACAGGATTTGGGGTATATATTACATCTATTATTATGGATTCATCCAGGAAGACTGCAGTGGCTTCAGTGATGTATTCTGTTGTACCTCAGATGCTGAATCCCTTTATCTATAGTCTGAGGAACAGGGAAATGAAGCATGCTATGAGGAAATTCTTCAGTAGAATGGCTTCTTTCCTatga